Within Bdellovibrio bacteriovorus HD100, the genomic segment ATTTTATCGAAAGAACTATCCTTCGCTCAAGTGATCGACACCGCACAAGGCGTGCAGTTTGGCTTTGAACTCTGTTGGTTTTTTAAGAACCTTGATTTCATCAAAGATCGCCTTGGCTTCCTGATTTTTCAGGGACAGGGCTTTGAGCCATTGTTTGGAGCGGGACACGGCAAAGTAGTCGTTGATGTACAAAGTGCTGGATTCAAAGAACTGCGGCAGCAGGGGGCGGGCGCGTTCCCAGCTCATGTCTTCCACGGGCTGTTGATTCAGGCTTTGTTTGATCTGGCTAAAGATGAACGGATTGCTCATGACTCCGCGGCCGATCATATAGTCTTCGCACTGGGTGACTTCCACGCAGCGGTTGAAGTCCGCCACATTCCAGATTTCACCGTTGGCGATAAGCTTTATTTTGGTCTTTTCTTTGATCTTCGGGATCCAGTCCCAGTAAGCCGGTGGTTTATAACCATCAGTTTTGGTGCGGCAGTGAACCGTCAGCCAGGTGGCATTGGCTTCTTCCACGGCCTGGGCGATTTCCAGACACTTGGTCGGATCGTCAAAGCCCAGACGGATTTTCGCCGTCACTGGAACATCCGCGGGAACAGCCTTGCGAACAGTGTCGACAATGTTAAACACGCGATCGCAGGATTTCAAAAGGCTCGCGCCGCCATCATGACGATTCACGGTTTTTGCCGGGCAGCCGAAATTAAGATCCACACCTAGGGCGCCCAGTTTCACTGCGCGCTGGGCATTCAAAGCCAAAGGTTCGGCCTGGCCTCCCAAAAGCTGCACAAACACCGGCGTGCCCCAGCGGGTGCGCGATCCGGTTTTCAGTTCGGGGCAGTTTTTATAGAAAACACTTTCCGGATGCAGACGGTCGGTGACACGCAAAAATTCGGTCACGCACTGATCAATGCCGCCCAGACGCGTGAGAGTATCACGCATCACCCAGTCGACAACGCCTTCCATCGGAGCCAGAAACAGTTTCATTCCTAAGCGCCGCCCAGTTTGGTCAGAATATCAAAATGCTTTTTTTCAACAGGCTGAATGGAAAGGCGGGAGCCTTTTTGCAAAACCAGCATGTCAGCCAGTTTTGCGTTGTCGCGCAGCTCAGGCAGACTGATATAGTTTTTAAAGTGCGCCACATATTCCACCTGCACACAGAACCAGATTGGTTTTTCTTTGGTGGCTTTCGGGTCAAAATATTCAGATTTTTTATCGAACTGCTCTTTGTCCGGCTCGGCCACCTTGCTGATACGAGCAATGCCAGCCACTCCTGGAGGAGTGGCGTTGGAGTGATAGAACAGCACTTCGTCGCCGACTTGCATGTCTTTCATCATGAAGTTGCGCGCCTGATAGTTGCGCACACCGGTCCACCAGGTCGTTTTGTCTTTCTTCAGTTGATCCAAAGAAAAGACATCCGGTTCTGATTTCATCAGCCAGTACTTCATTTGGTTTTCTCCGCTTTGATTTTTCCGGATTTGAAGAACCATTCGCCCGCTTGTTTGCGGAACAGGCTGACTTCGTGATGGATGAAGTCTTCATCATCGACGTTGTAGTAGGCTTTGAACTCGACGGTGCCTTTGGTGCCCTTTTCTTCGGCGTGAATAATCTCAAGCTTCAGGAACTTCGCACGTTCCGCCCACTCACGGTTGGCCTCTTCGTCGATTTGATCCAAAGTCTGAGGATCTGTCGTATCCTGCAGGTACTCCATTTGATTCTTGGCAAAAGCGCTGTAACGAGCGCGCATCAAGGCTTCGGCCGTCGGCGCCAAAGCTTTACCAGAGTGATAAACACCACAACATTCAGAATAATTTTTCTCAGAACCACAAGGACATTTCATAGCCCGCGAAACTACCAGAATTCCCCCTAAAAGGTACCTGCTTACTTTTTCCGAAGCATTGCGTTATTTGGCTTGTGGGGGTGCCCTTCCAGAGGGGGGCTGCTATCGTTTTGGGGTGAGGTGAAATGATGGCGAAGTGGGCTTTGATTACTGGGGCAAGTTCGGGAATTGGCTGGGCAACGGCCGAGGCGCTGGCAGCGCAAGGATTTGATATTTTCGTGACTGGCAGACGCTATGAAAAACTGCAAGAGCTGGAAAAAGCCATCAAAGCCCGTCATCCCAAGACTCAGGTGAAGCTGGCTTGTTTTGACGTGTCCGACCGTTTCGAGGTCAGTGAATTCGTCAAAGCTCACAAGACTGAAATTTCTGAGGTGGAAATTCTGGTCAACAACGCAGGCCTGGCTCGTGGAGTTGAAAAAATGCAGGACGCCTCTTTGGATGATTGGGAGGTCATGATCGACACCAACATCAAAGGCCTGTTGTTCATGACCCGCGCCGTGGTGGAACACATGGTGAAAAAGAATTCCGGTCATATTATAAATTTAGGCTCGGTGGCGGGTCGCTGGACTTATCCAGGCGGTGGAGTTTACTGCGCTACCAAGTTTGCTGTGCGTGCATTGTCTGAAGGACTGCGCATGGATTTGCTGGGCACCAAGGTGCGTGTCACCAACATTGAACCGGGCATGGTGAACACGGAATTTTCCGTGGTTCGCCTGGGGGATCAGGCCAAGGCCGACAAGGTCTATGAAGGCATGACTCCGCTGTCGGCTCAGGATATCGCCGAGACGGTCGCTTGGTGCGCAGCCAGACCGGCCCATGTGAACATTCAAGAACTCGTGATTTATCCCACAGATCAGGCCCATGTCGGCCAGGTCGCTCGCAAAGGAGTGTAGTGATGGCAGAGGGCGGATTCAGAATCGAAAAAGACACCATGGGTGAAGTGAAAGTTCCCGCAGACAAGTTCTGGGGAGCACAGACCCAAAGGTCCACAGAAAACTTCCGCATCGGGGGCGATCGTTTCCCGCGCGAGATGATCCGGGCCTTGGGTGTCTTGAAGAAGTCCGCCGCTATCACCAACGAAAAACTGGGTCTGCTTGATCCGAAAAAAGCCTCGGTCATCGTGAAAGCCGCCGATGAAGTGATCGTCGGCAAACTCGACGCCCATTTCCCGCTGGTGGTGTGGCAGACGGGTTCAGGCACACAGACCAACATGAATGCCAACGAAGTTATCGCCAATCGTGCGATGGACATGATGGGCATCAAACTTCCCAGCAAGGAAGTTCATCCCAATGATGATGTGAACAAGGGCCAGTCTTCGAATGACACTTTCCCCACCGCCATGCACATTGCTGTGGGCGAGCAGATTCATCATCGCCTGATTCCGATGCTGGAAAAGCTGCACAAAGCTCTGGAAAACAAACAGAAAGAATTTAAAGACATCGTGAAAATCGGTCGCACCCATTTGATGGATGCAACCCCCCTGACCCTGGGGCAGGAGTTTTCCGGTTACAGCACCCAGGTGAAACACTCCATCCAGCGCGTGAAAAACACCTTGCCGCATCTGTACGAGCTGGCATTGGGCGGGACGGCGGTGGGAACGGGTTTGAACACGCATCCGAAATTTGCGGTTGAAGCCGCTGCGGAAATCGCTCGCGAGACGGGGATTGCCTTTGTTTCGGCTGAAAACAAGTTTGAAGCCCTGGCGGCCCATGACGCTTTGGTGGAAGTCAGCGGGGCGCTGAACTCGGTCGCGGTGTCCCTGATGAAAATTGCGAACGACATCCGCCTGCTGGGTTCCGGCCCGCGCTGCGGGATCGGGGAGCTTCATTTGCCCGAAAATGAACCGGGAAGCTCCATCATGCCGGGCAAAGTGAATCCCACCCAGAGCGAGGCTATGACCATGGTCTGTGCCCAGGTGATGGGAAATCACGTGGCCGCCACAATTGGCGGGGCGACGGGGCATTTTGAGCTGAACGTGTTTAAGCCCGTGATTGTGTTCAATGTTCTGAATTCCGTGCGCCTGTTGGCGGACGCGGCAGAATCCTTCACCGATCACTGTGTGGTGGGCATTGAAGCCAACCGTAAACAGATTCAGAAGCATCTGGAGCAGTCTTTGATGCTGGTGACGGCACTGAATCCTCACATTGGCTATGACAACGCAGCCAAAATTGCCAAAACTGCCCATAAAAACGGCACAACACTGCGCGAAGAAGCCATCAATCTTGGACTGCTCTCTGGCGAAGAATTTGATAAGATAGTAAAACCGGAAAACATGGTCGGCCCCAGCCGATAGAGCGTGAGCTGAAGCTCGGCTCCAGCCAGCGGGCGCATAAGCTGAAGCTCGGCTCTAGCCGGCAGAGCTGAAGCGCCGGCAGGCGCGCAAGCTGAAGCAGCAACAGAATTTGGAGAAATATGAACCCACTATTGGCAAAAGCGGACTGGATGAATCGTGACGACATCAGACCCTATGTGTTTGTTCGTCCCGAAAATCAGATCGCTCAGCCGGGTTCTGTGCATCGCAATGACTGGTTCACTCAGTCTCCCGTCTTCAAAAACCCTCTGGATGTGAAAGAACTGGCGTTTGCCGATCGTATTTACTCTTTGGAAGAGCGGGCCTTCGGGCCGTCAAACATGGCCATGCCTCGCTGGGTCTTTTATGACTGCGCGGTGATGCCAGGGTTTGTGGCGGGCTTTGCGGCTCGTCCTTCGGCCCTTTCTAAGGCGGCGCGTGAGGCGCTGGACCCCAAAAAGTTCCCGGCCAGCCTTTCTCCGATCAAATCCTCCGGGGTTCTAAAAGAGGTTGAGTCCCTGGATGACATGGACTGGATACCCTTGTCCCTGTTTATCATCATCCCGACGATGCATAAGGGCGAGTGGGTGGCGCACAATCTGTGCTCTGTGAACTCACTGTTGCCGAAAGAGGAGCAGTTTTACGGTCTGGGTTTCTTGTCCAAGGCCTTTGGTCTTTGGTACGCCAACGTGGAGCAATGCTCCGGGATGACCCAGTGGGGGAGTCCGGCTTTGAAGCTGCACTCGCATTATGGTCATTTAGAGGTAATTGGGGCTTACGCTCCGGTGCATTCTCATGCTAAAACTATTACTTACCGCGTACAGGTAAATACCCAGTGCTGGGAAAAGTTCTTTAACAAGGAACCGGATCTGGCCTTTCTGGAAAACTACGGACCGACGGGCACGTTCATCGATCCGAAACAGGAAGTGAGTATGTTGAACTTCCAGCAGCGCATTGAGCGCGGAGAGGGCCCTTTCTACCTGAGTGCAGGGGAGATTGCCCAAAAGAAGCTCGACGAACAATTGATGATTTATAGTTTGAAACAACAATACTAGATAGGAAGATATACATGTCCATGAATACCCTGCCACCGGTCGCGAAGTCTTTTTTTGCGTTCTGTAAAAAATGTGATGCCGACAGATACCACGTTGTCCTGGCTCACACTTCGGCGACTTCCGCAAAGATCAAGTGCGAGATCTGCGGTTCTCAAAAGACGTATTCTCTTCCTAAAGCTCAGACTAAAACCGGCAAGCCTTTGACAGGTGCAGCGGCGAAAAAACGTGAGCAGACCATGAGCTCCCGCAAGTCCAGCCACCGCAATGAATACGACATGCTGATGTCGAACGACGGCGCGGCGACGGCGACTTACAGCATGAAGGGCAAGTTCGAAAAGAACACCAAGCTGCAACATCCTAAGTTCGGCCTGGGCTTCATCAAGGACGCTATGACTGATAAAATTGAAGTTGTGTTCGAAGACGAAGTTCGTACTTTGATCCATAACCGTCAGTAATTTTTTATAGAATCGAAAATTAATGGATTGGTTTAAGGGGCTTAACCCCGAACAACAAAAGGCCGTGAAGCACAACTTCGGGCCTTTGTTGATTTTGGCGGGTGCCGGTTCAGGCAAAACGACGGTTCTGGTTTCCAGGACAGGACGACTGATTTCAGAGCGTGTGGCACAGGCTCAGGAAATCTGCGTGCTTACTTTTACCAACAAAGCCGCGCGCGAGTTGAAACATCGCGTGGGTGCAAAGCTGGGAAGCTCCGGCTCGGGCATGTGGGCGGGGACCTTCCACTCGTTCGGATTGCAGATTTTGCGCCGATTCCACAAGCATGCGGGGCTTTCCCCGTATTTCGGCATTGTTGATCAAAGTGACTGTAATGCCATCGTCAAAGATCTGATCAAAGACATCAAAAACTCGGGCAAAGACAAGTTCGATGCCGACAAGATCCTGAACATGATCAATGACCGTCGCACGGGCATGGCCCCGCAGACGGAAGCCTTTGACGAATATCACGAGATGGTGGAAGTCCTGACTCCGAAATTCACCAAACGCCTGGAGCATCTGGGGGTTGTGGATTTCGAGGGGCTTTTGATCAAGCCTATTACGTTGTTTAAAGAAAATCCTGAAATCCTGGAAAAAGTGCAGGGCATGTTCACGCAAGTGATGGTCGATGAGTTCCAGGACACCAATCGTCTGCAGATGGATCTGATCGCGCAGATCGTGAAAAGCCACAACAACATCGCGGTGGTGGGGGACGACGATCAGTCGATTTACGGCTGGCGTGGGGCGGAAGTGAAGAACATCCTGAACTTCCCCCAGGAATTCACACCGTGTGAAGTGATCAAGCTTGAGCGCAACTATCGTTCTTCCGCTGAAATTCTGGCGGTGGCGAATGCGGCGATTTCCAAGAATAAAAACCGTCACGGCAAGATCCTGCGTCCGCAGGTTGCGGAAGACACCGGTCAGTTGCCGGAATTGTTTATTTTGGATCGTGAAGAGGACGAATGTGAATTCGTCGTCACTGAGATTTTGAATTTCCAAAGACAGGGTTATTCCTACAAGGACATGGCCGTGCTTTATCGTTCCAATACGCAAGGAGGCTTGATTGAGTCCTCGTTGCGTCGTGCGAACGTGCCCTATCATATCTCAGGGGGCACTTCGATCTTTGACCGTCGCGAGATCAAGGACCTGATGGCTTATCTGAAGCAGGCTTTGGCTCCGAATGAAGTGTCCCTTCGCCGTATCATCAATGTGCCTTCGCGCGGGATTGGTGACACTTCCATCGAGAAATTGAGTGAATTTGCACTGAAAAAACGCATCAACTTCGTCGATGCCTGCCGTTTCTGGCAGGAAGCGGGAGTGCAGGACAAAGCCGGCGCCGCCATTGATGATTTGATGATGTTCATTGAAAATCTTCCGAAAAACATCCTCGATTTCCAGGTGGGTTCTTCGCCAGGGGCGAAGATGGTTCAGATTTTCCAGGACATTGGTTACCGCGAATACGTTTATGGAACGGCCGCGGACCCCACCAGTGCCGAAAAAAAATGGATGGTCGTCGAGATTCTGGGACGCATCCTGGATTCATTCCTGGGCCGTCGTTCTTATGACGTTGAAAACATCAAATCCTTCGTGGATTGCATGCTTTTGCGGGATGATCTGTCCGAAGAGGAACTGGAAAACAAAGTTCAGCTGATGACCTTGCACGCCTCCAAGGGCCTGGAGTTCCCGGTGGTGATTTTGGCGGGCCTTGAAGAAGACCTTCTGCCGCACAAGAATCTGGGATCTGACATCGATGAAGAACGTCGTTTGTTTTATGTGGGCGTGACCCGCGCAAAAAAGCGTCTGGTGATGTCGCGCTGTCAGCAGCGCAAGAAGAACGGCGCGGTTCGTCCGGTGGCGCCTTCACGATTCCTGCTGGAGCTTCCTAAAGAGCTTTACACAGAATTCCCTCTGGGAGCTCGACCTGTGGTCGGGCAAGAACGCGAGGATTTAGTGGCAAGTTTCCTGTCGAAGCTGGACAGTAAGCTGGGAACGGGCAAGAAGTAGCGATTTTCTCTCGAGATCCGAATCTATTTTGATCTGAAGCCTGAGCAACCATCACTTTCGTGAATGAGTGCTAAGGCTATGTCCGGGAAGTGCCGATCAAAAAACTGTTAAAAAGTTTTTTTCGAGAGGATTCCATGAAACGTCCCGTGCCCACCCAAGCTGAAAGCCCTTTCGGGTTTGATGAGTTCTTTTTTTCAACAACCGACAAACGTGGCGTTATCCGTTATGGAAATGATGTCTTTGTTCGTGTCAGCGTTTATCCCAAAGAATCCATGTTGGGTGCTCCGCACAGTCTGATCCGCCATCCTGACATGCCTCGTGCCGTGTTTAAGGAATTCTGGAGCTTTCTGAATCAGGGGAAAGCCGTCGGAGCATACGTTAAGAATCTGGCCGGGAACGGCAGTTATTATTGGGTGTATGCGTTCGCCTTTCCGATTGGCGATGGGTATTTGTCTGTTCGATTCAAGCCCTCTTCAGAGTTGTTTTCAGTTGTGCAGGGTCTTTATAAAGAGGTCCTGGCTTACGAGCAGCAGGAACACAGTCTGGAAGAGTCCCATCAGCACTTGCTGCTGAAGATCCAAGAGGCCGGGTTCCCTGACTATGAAAGCTTTATGATGAAGGCTGTCATGGAGGAGCTGAAGGCCCGGGCTGCCCAGGTGCTGGCCTCTGAATCCAGATCGTCCGGAGCCACCGGTGCCAGTCAGATCACTGCGGTCACAAATTCCACCACACGCAAGCTGAATGATGTTTTTGATAAGCTGCGGGACTTTCAAGGGGCCAATCAAAGTCTTGAAAGTGCTATGGGTCGTCTGGATCAGGGCTTTCAGCAGCTGAAGTTTATTTCCATCAATATGAAAATCGCGGCTGCCAAATTTGGCGAGATGGCGGCAAGTCTGGGTGTGGTTTCCCACGAATTTTCAGTGTTGTCGGGCACTATTGAAAAGCACCTGGGCGGTCTTTCCGGGTTTGTTGAGGAATTGTCTAGTGTGATTCAAAAGTGTGTCTTGCGTGCAGCGGCCCTGAATGTGCAGATGCTGATGGTGGACTTTTTTGTTCGCGAATCCATCGCCAAGCTGGCAACTTCAGAAAACGCTTTCGACGAGATGCTGCAGAATCAGAAGGCCTTTTCCGATCTTTTTGCCCAGTATTGCCAAAATCTCGATAAAGAGTTTTCCGAGCTGAAAAAAAGCCTGTCCGCGATTTCCTATGAGATGCTGGAAGTGGCCAAGTTTGTGACCGGACTTGAAGTGGTTCGTCAGATGGGGGCGATTGAGTCGGCGCGAACAACTGAGATTAGAAACAGTTTCACGCACTATCTGGAAGCAATGGATGATTTTATTCAGTTGCTGCGCGAAAGTACCGGTGAAATCGGCCGGGGTGTGACTTCCCTGGCCTCAAATTCCGAATTCATTGTGTCTTCCATTCGCAATATTTCAGGAAATGTGGATCAGATCTTTGCTCTTGCTTCCTCGCAAGAGCAGCAGAAAGCCGGCTAATCAGCCTTTCATGGCTTCCTTGAATTCTGGCGGCAGCGGGGCTTCAAAAGAGTGTTTATAGCCATTGATCATCACGGTCATGCGCGCTGCGTGCAGGAACATGCGTTTGGTTTGGTAAATATTCGCCATGCGCTCGTTGTACTTGGGGTCACCATAACGAGTGTCACCCACGATGGCATGCCGGATCAGGGCCGTGTGTTTGCGGATCTGATGCTGGCGTCCGGTGATCAGGCGCACTTCCACCAAAGAAAAATACTTATTGGCTTCAAGGACTTTGTAAAGCGTCCGGGCCTCGACGCGGTCTTTTAAAAGCCCCTGCGGATTTTTGCGTCCTTCAGCTTTGTCGGAAATAGGTGTGTTCCATTCCTGCCAATCGGTGCTGACAGGAAGTTCGCCTCGCAAAAGTGCGTAATAAGTTTTTTCAACTTTGTGTTCTTGAAACTGCCCGGAAAGATTGGCGGCGGTTTCGGCATCCAGTCCCACCAGCAAAAGGCCACTGGTTTCCTTGTCCAGACGATGTACGGGGTGAATGTCCTGATAGGTTCCCGGTGTCAGTTGCTTTTTTAGAAGTGTGCGCACATCGGGTGGGTCATTGTGAACAGAAACGCCCGAAGGTTTGTTGATCACCAGCCAGTGTTTGGATTTTTCGACAATGGGTATTTGGATCGGTGCGGACGGGCGGCTCATGGGATCTCCTTCAGGATTTTCTGCACCTCTTCCGGGGGCAGATCCTGAGTGGTCAATGGACTTTCAAACAGGGCTCTTTCTTTACGGGAGATCGCCAATGAATGCACGGAAATTAAAACAATCAGGTTGAACAGGAATCCGCCCCAGCTCAGGAACAGGAAAAAAGTTCCCATAAGCAGGATGTTCTTTTCATAAGCTTTCAGGTTCTGCTCTTCAGCACCCTCGTTGAAGGGCTCGACATCCGAGCGGGACTCGCGCCAGTAAAGTCCGACTTTTTGCAGGTTGTTTTGCAGCTGTCGGTACGCAGGGGCTTTGACCTTTTTCCGGTGTATCC encodes:
- a CDS encoding tRNA dihydrouridine synthase; this encodes MKLFLAPMEGVVDWVMRDTLTRLGGIDQCVTEFLRVTDRLHPESVFYKNCPELKTGSRTRWGTPVFVQLLGGQAEPLALNAQRAVKLGALGVDLNFGCPAKTVNRHDGGASLLKSCDRVFNIVDTVRKAVPADVPVTAKIRLGFDDPTKCLEIAQAVEEANATWLTVHCRTKTDGYKPPAYWDWIPKIKEKTKIKLIANGEIWNVADFNRCVEVTQCEDYMIGRGVMSNPFIFSQIKQSLNQQPVEDMSWERARPLLPQFFESSTLYINDYFAVSRSKQWLKALSLKNQEAKAIFDEIKVLKKPTEFKAKLHALCGVDHLSEG
- the fumC gene encoding class II fumarate hydratase, with product MAEGGFRIEKDTMGEVKVPADKFWGAQTQRSTENFRIGGDRFPREMIRALGVLKKSAAITNEKLGLLDPKKASVIVKAADEVIVGKLDAHFPLVVWQTGSGTQTNMNANEVIANRAMDMMGIKLPSKEVHPNDDVNKGQSSNDTFPTAMHIAVGEQIHHRLIPMLEKLHKALENKQKEFKDIVKIGRTHLMDATPLTLGQEFSGYSTQVKHSIQRVKNTLPHLYELALGGTAVGTGLNTHPKFAVEAAAEIARETGIAFVSAENKFEALAAHDALVEVSGALNSVAVSLMKIANDIRLLGSGPRCGIGELHLPENEPGSSIMPGKVNPTQSEAMTMVCAQVMGNHVAATIGGATGHFELNVFKPVIVFNVLNSVRLLADAAESFTDHCVVGIEANRKQIQKHLEQSLMLVTALNPHIGYDNAAKIAKTAHKNGTTLREEAINLGLLSGEEFDKIVKPENMVGPSR
- a CDS encoding SDR family NAD(P)-dependent oxidoreductase translates to MMAKWALITGASSGIGWATAEALAAQGFDIFVTGRRYEKLQELEKAIKARHPKTQVKLACFDVSDRFEVSEFVKAHKTEISEVEILVNNAGLARGVEKMQDASLDDWEVMIDTNIKGLLFMTRAVVEHMVKKNSGHIINLGSVAGRWTYPGGGVYCATKFAVRALSEGLRMDLLGTKVRVTNIEPGMVNTEFSVVRLGDQAKADKVYEGMTPLSAQDIAETVAWCAARPAHVNIQELVIYPTDQAHVGQVARKGV
- a CDS encoding PAS domain-containing protein, which encodes MKRPVPTQAESPFGFDEFFFSTTDKRGVIRYGNDVFVRVSVYPKESMLGAPHSLIRHPDMPRAVFKEFWSFLNQGKAVGAYVKNLAGNGSYYWVYAFAFPIGDGYLSVRFKPSSELFSVVQGLYKEVLAYEQQEHSLEESHQHLLLKIQEAGFPDYESFMMKAVMEELKARAAQVLASESRSSGATGASQITAVTNSTTRKLNDVFDKLRDFQGANQSLESAMGRLDQGFQQLKFISINMKIAAAKFGEMAASLGVVSHEFSVLSGTIEKHLGGLSGFVEELSSVIQKCVLRAAALNVQMLMVDFFVRESIAKLATSENAFDEMLQNQKAFSDLFAQYCQNLDKEFSELKKSLSAISYEMLEVAKFVTGLEVVRQMGAIESARTTEIRNSFTHYLEAMDDFIQLLRESTGEIGRGVTSLASNSEFIVSSIRNISGNVDQIFALASSQEQQKAG
- a CDS encoding ATP-dependent helicase is translated as MDWFKGLNPEQQKAVKHNFGPLLILAGAGSGKTTVLVSRTGRLISERVAQAQEICVLTFTNKAARELKHRVGAKLGSSGSGMWAGTFHSFGLQILRRFHKHAGLSPYFGIVDQSDCNAIVKDLIKDIKNSGKDKFDADKILNMINDRRTGMAPQTEAFDEYHEMVEVLTPKFTKRLEHLGVVDFEGLLIKPITLFKENPEILEKVQGMFTQVMVDEFQDTNRLQMDLIAQIVKSHNNIAVVGDDDQSIYGWRGAEVKNILNFPQEFTPCEVIKLERNYRSSAEILAVANAAISKNKNRHGKILRPQVAEDTGQLPELFILDREEDECEFVVTEILNFQRQGYSYKDMAVLYRSNTQGGLIESSLRRANVPYHISGGTSIFDRREIKDLMAYLKQALAPNEVSLRRIINVPSRGIGDTSIEKLSEFALKKRINFVDACRFWQEAGVQDKAGAAIDDLMMFIENLPKNILDFQVGSSPGAKMVQIFQDIGYREYVYGTAADPTSAEKKWMVVEILGRILDSFLGRRSYDVENIKSFVDCMLLRDDLSEEELENKVQLMTLHASKGLEFPVVILAGLEEDLLPHKNLGSDIDEERRLFYVGVTRAKKRLVMSRCQQRKKNGAVRPVAPSRFLLELPKELYTEFPLGARPVVGQEREDLVASFLSKLDSKLGTGKK
- a CDS encoding RluA family pseudouridine synthase — translated: MSRPSAPIQIPIVEKSKHWLVINKPSGVSVHNDPPDVRTLLKKQLTPGTYQDIHPVHRLDKETSGLLLVGLDAETAANLSGQFQEHKVEKTYYALLRGELPVSTDWQEWNTPISDKAEGRKNPQGLLKDRVEARTLYKVLEANKYFSLVEVRLITGRQHQIRKHTALIRHAIVGDTRYGDPKYNERMANIYQTKRMFLHAARMTVMINGYKHSFEAPLPPEFKEAMKG
- a CDS encoding YchJ family protein; amino-acid sequence: MKCPCGSEKNYSECCGVYHSGKALAPTAEALMRARYSAFAKNQMEYLQDTTDPQTLDQIDEEANREWAERAKFLKLEIIHAEEKGTKGTVEFKAYYNVDDEDFIHHEVSLFRKQAGEWFFKSGKIKAEKTK
- a CDS encoding EVE domain-containing protein, coding for MKYWLMKSEPDVFSLDQLKKDKTTWWTGVRNYQARNFMMKDMQVGDEVLFYHSNATPPGVAGIARISKVAEPDKEQFDKKSEYFDPKATKEKPIWFCVQVEYVAHFKNYISLPELRDNAKLADMLVLQKGSRLSIQPVEKKHFDILTKLGGA